The Acinetobacter sp. GSS19 genome includes a region encoding these proteins:
- a CDS encoding porin has translation MLKKNVFHHMTIPSGLALAILSATTVTHAEEQGWSVSGFVRGNYQYKEYAESEKSKAQISDIRLNLNYKKDQVDGKITARCVQFNEMCDLMTLSDAYLGYQLDEQQKITVGLQPIPFGIGTYWDSSFYESMMYTIGMQDTHNIGIRYDLSQDQQSWSFGYFPKDGGNYKGDSKDASRYSANFIEGVSDNATQIDEKNMLMMRYAYQGQKDTAGYTLGSSVWYSFLDNKNNNKTGSRMNANVFGQWATPTYDTTLTFGYQDIDNKQAGVNYSTFGSFDTEYHVANKAYYYVADIDYKTSWNYKDWKGFKPYLVFSGLMKQDGQPNSYRNIAGLQADYKNITINAEYILAKNDAFVGGNTNSFANSTDNDWKKLLYITFAYKF, from the coding sequence ATGCTTAAAAAAAATGTATTCCACCATATGACGATTCCTTCAGGCTTAGCTTTGGCTATTTTATCTGCAACAACTGTGACGCATGCGGAAGAACAGGGCTGGTCGGTTTCTGGTTTTGTGCGAGGCAATTATCAATATAAAGAATATGCTGAAAGCGAAAAGAGTAAAGCGCAGATCAGTGATATCCGGCTCAATCTGAATTACAAGAAAGATCAAGTGGACGGCAAGATTACAGCACGCTGTGTCCAATTTAATGAAATGTGTGATTTGATGACATTGTCAGATGCTTATCTGGGTTATCAACTGGATGAGCAGCAGAAAATCACCGTGGGCTTGCAACCGATTCCATTCGGGATTGGAACCTATTGGGATAGCAGCTTCTATGAAAGTATGATGTATACCATTGGCATGCAGGATACCCATAATATTGGGATTCGCTATGATCTGAGTCAGGATCAGCAGTCTTGGAGCTTTGGCTATTTTCCAAAGGATGGCGGTAACTATAAAGGGGATAGTAAGGATGCATCACGTTATAGTGCCAATTTTATTGAAGGCGTATCAGACAATGCCACCCAGATTGATGAAAAGAATATGCTAATGATGCGTTATGCATATCAGGGTCAGAAGGATACGGCTGGATATACGCTGGGTTCATCCGTTTGGTATTCATTCTTGGACAATAAAAATAACAACAAGACCGGCAGTCGCATGAATGCCAACGTGTTTGGCCAGTGGGCGACACCAACTTATGACACAACCTTAACTTTTGGTTATCAGGATATCGACAACAAACAAGCTGGAGTGAACTATTCAACCTTTGGTTCTTTTGATACGGAATATCATGTAGCGAATAAAGCCTACTATTATGTTGCTGATATAGACTATAAAACTTCGTGGAATTATAAGGATTGGAAAGGATTTAAACCATATCTCGTATTCAGTGGTTTGATGAAACAGGATGGACAGCCAAACTCCTACCGTAATATTGCTGGTCTACAGGCAGATTACAAAAACATTACTATCAATGCAGAGTATATTTTGGCGAAAAATGATGCCTTTGTTGGTGGTAATACCAATTCCTTTGCTAATTCGACTGACAATGATTGGAAAAAGCTACTTTATATTACCTTTGCATATAAGTTCTAA
- a CDS encoding amidohydrolase family protein yields MWSGIPHFEYTRDKGVSSVHYLMDLAEKYNVLVDVHCDEIDDPNSRFLEVLADEALVRNMGERVTASHTTAMGSYDNAYCYKLFRLLKRSKINFISCPTESIHLQGRFDSYPKRRGLTRVAEINRAGMNICFAQDSIRDPWYPVGNGNILRILDAGLHICHMLGYEDLQNCLDLISDNSAKTMCLGDQYGIEVGKPASFILFNAKNDYEVVANQAKAVLSVRHGNIIMQRQEDQVQLLSVTTPAQQDVATTRLAIGV; encoded by the coding sequence ATGTGGTCGGGGATTCCTCATTTTGAATATACCCGTGACAAAGGCGTGAGTTCCGTGCATTACCTGATGGACTTGGCCGAAAAATACAATGTACTGGTGGATGTCCATTGCGATGAAATCGATGATCCGAACTCACGTTTCCTGGAAGTATTGGCCGATGAAGCACTGGTCAGAAACATGGGCGAACGTGTCACGGCCAGTCACACCACAGCCATGGGCTCTTATGACAATGCCTACTGCTATAAACTGTTCCGTTTGCTGAAGCGTTCAAAAATCAACTTTATTTCCTGCCCGACCGAAAGCATCCATTTACAGGGCCGCTTTGACAGCTATCCAAAACGTCGTGGTCTGACCCGCGTGGCGGAGATTAACCGTGCTGGCATGAACATCTGTTTTGCGCAGGACTCGATCCGAGATCCATGGTATCCGGTCGGCAATGGCAATATCTTACGCATTCTGGATGCCGGTTTGCATATCTGTCACATGCTAGGCTATGAAGACCTGCAGAACTGTCTGGATCTAATCTCGGACAATTCTGCCAAAACCATGTGCCTGGGCGATCAATATGGCATCGAAGTGGGCAAACCGGCGAGCTTTATCCTGTTCAATGCCAAGAATGATTATGAGGTTGTCGCGAATCAGGCCAAGGCGGTGCTCAGTGTGCGTCATGGCAACATCATCATGCAGCGTCAGGAAGATCAGGTGCAATTATTGTCTGTTACCACGCCTGCTCAACAGGATGTTGCGACTACGCGTTTAGCGATTGGCGTCTAA
- a CDS encoding amidohydrolase family protein — translation MKVINATLRKKTGLFTISYHNGVIDAIEPQAGLLTLEGADVIDAKQQLLMSPLVDPHIHLDAVLTAGEPEWNMSGTLFEGIERWAQRKASITFEDTKQRAKQTIDMLVAHGIQHVRTHVDITDPQLTGLQAMLEVKNEVKDVVNLQIVAFPQEGIESYKNGRVLLEKALQMGADVVGDSSF, via the coding sequence ATGAAAGTGATCAATGCAACCTTACGTAAAAAGACCGGTTTATTCACCATCAGCTATCACAATGGCGTAATTGATGCGATTGAGCCACAGGCCGGGTTACTAACCCTCGAAGGAGCTGACGTGATTGATGCGAAACAGCAGTTACTGATGTCACCACTGGTTGATCCACACATTCATCTGGATGCTGTACTGACCGCGGGTGAGCCGGAATGGAATATGTCCGGAACCCTGTTTGAAGGAATTGAACGCTGGGCACAACGCAAGGCCAGCATTACCTTTGAAGACACAAAACAACGTGCAAAACAGACCATCGACATGCTGGTGGCGCATGGCATTCAGCATGTGCGTACCCATGTCGACATTACCGATCCGCAATTGACCGGATTGCAAGCCATGCTTGAGGTCAAGAATGAAGTCAAGGATGTGGTGAATCTGCAGATCGTGGCCTTCCCGCAAGAAGGCATTGAGTCCTATAAAAATGGCCGTGTACTGCTAGAAAAAGCCTTACAGATGGGGGCCGATGTGGTCGGGGATTCCTCATTTTGA
- a CDS encoding PucR family transcriptional regulator, protein MSMTVQEVLELPQLYELRLRAGADHVHRLVRWFYVAENEGISDWIEGGELVFITGINQVRDEANLLDLLDQAATKNVAGIVILTGTDFIREIPATVLEKADTLGLPLIEQPYHLKLVELTHVIGTRLVQLSQIKKSAEDVVSQLLLGQYPSLETIQLRAQQLGLPLLGQHVVAVVRLSNVQDFFQDSGAQHKTHDLYQKKQACYEHLESWRKQHEQVFPIVPQGEQFSLVLSLQDQDLNFWFQALSALVSALRESESDLKLYVGLSTEVNSAVAFQRGYWEACQAEEIAADLKTSSGVCLYNELGVLRLIKAIPNKAVTQQLMNETLGCLIEPEKKQPYLLIETLDAWLKESGNAIQAAARLGIHRNTLNQRIQKIEALTGQSLGNPNFRLNASVALLIWQISHD, encoded by the coding sequence ATGAGTATGACGGTGCAAGAGGTACTGGAACTACCACAGTTGTATGAACTGCGGCTGCGGGCAGGTGCCGATCATGTGCACCGTCTGGTTCGCTGGTTCTATGTCGCCGAGAACGAAGGAATTTCCGACTGGATTGAAGGTGGTGAACTGGTATTTATTACCGGTATCAATCAGGTACGGGATGAAGCCAACCTGCTAGATCTATTAGATCAGGCTGCTACCAAAAACGTAGCAGGTATTGTGATCTTGACCGGTACCGATTTTATTCGTGAGATTCCCGCCACAGTGCTGGAAAAGGCCGATACACTCGGATTACCCCTGATTGAACAGCCTTACCACCTCAAGCTAGTGGAACTGACCCATGTGATTGGAACCCGCTTGGTACAGCTGTCGCAAATCAAGAAGTCTGCAGAGGACGTGGTGAGCCAGCTGTTACTGGGCCAGTATCCATCACTGGAAACCATTCAGTTGCGGGCACAGCAGTTGGGTTTACCCTTGTTAGGGCAACATGTGGTGGCAGTGGTTCGTTTGAGTAATGTGCAAGACTTTTTTCAGGATAGTGGTGCACAACACAAAACCCATGATCTGTACCAGAAAAAACAGGCCTGTTATGAACATCTGGAAAGCTGGAGAAAACAGCATGAACAGGTTTTCCCTATTGTTCCGCAGGGAGAGCAGTTTAGTTTGGTTCTATCCTTGCAGGATCAGGATCTGAATTTCTGGTTCCAGGCTCTGTCGGCATTGGTTTCTGCTTTGCGCGAGTCTGAATCCGATCTCAAGTTGTATGTTGGACTTTCCACCGAAGTGAATTCTGCCGTTGCCTTTCAGCGCGGCTACTGGGAAGCCTGTCAGGCTGAAGAAATTGCCGCAGATTTAAAGACCAGTTCCGGTGTCTGCCTGTATAACGAACTGGGCGTGCTCAGATTGATCAAGGCAATTCCAAACAAGGCCGTTACCCAGCAACTAATGAATGAAACGCTCGGCTGCCTGATTGAGCCAGAAAAAAAACAGCCCTATCTGCTGATTGAAACCTTGGATGCCTGGTTAAAGGAAAGTGGCAATGCCATTCAAGCAGCTGCCCGGCTGGGTATTCACCGCAATACCCTGAACCAGCGTATCCAAAAAATTGAAGCATTAACCGGACAATCATTGGGCAATCCCAATTTCCGTTTGAATGCTTCTGTTGCCCTATTAATTTGGCAAATATCCCATGATTAG
- the codB gene encoding cytosine permease produces MSTHEESPLTETPQANRKGLFPIAMVLFSFTFFTGTMFAGGKIGVAFNFVDLLWITAIGNLLLALYAASLGLISARSGLNTVLMGRFCFGNLGSKLSDFLLGFAELGWYAWGTATLAISLVKIVGMPESWVIPLMVLFGLLFSVTALVGFKGLEYLSRVSIPLMFILLITSIVLATKEIGGWTGLTAVKPTETMTFSTAVTIVFGTFASGATQITNWTRMSKNGKIAVWACLISFVIGNGLMVLAGAWMAIVYQQADIVEVLVLQGLSVAAVIMLCMNLWTIQGPTIYNVSAAACHLVRSERRKTMTILAAIVGIVLAVAGMYELLLPFLLLLGAIIPPVGGVIMADYWVRYKGQYPLLNDVELPNFNWNGLIAYSIGAIVAYNSPWIAPIVGIVVASVCYVVLIRLFPAKSAEKSAQVMTGPSV; encoded by the coding sequence ATGAGTACACATGAAGAAAGTCCACTGACCGAAACACCCCAAGCCAATCGAAAAGGATTGTTTCCGATTGCAATGGTGCTGTTTAGTTTTACTTTTTTTACCGGCACTATGTTTGCTGGTGGCAAAATTGGCGTCGCATTTAATTTTGTTGACCTCCTCTGGATCACGGCAATTGGTAACCTGTTACTGGCTCTCTATGCTGCATCACTTGGTTTAATTTCCGCCCGCAGTGGTTTAAATACGGTATTAATGGGGCGGTTCTGCTTTGGTAATTTAGGCAGCAAACTCTCCGACTTTTTATTGGGTTTTGCTGAACTGGGCTGGTATGCCTGGGGAACTGCAACACTGGCTATTTCGCTGGTGAAAATTGTTGGGATGCCAGAAAGCTGGGTAATACCATTAATGGTGCTGTTCGGTTTACTCTTCTCAGTGACCGCACTGGTTGGTTTTAAAGGGCTGGAATACCTGTCACGGGTTTCAATTCCATTGATGTTTATCCTGCTCATTACCTCAATTGTATTGGCCACCAAAGAAATTGGCGGCTGGACCGGCTTGACTGCTGTTAAGCCAACGGAAACCATGACGTTCTCTACCGCTGTAACCATCGTATTTGGTACGTTTGCCAGTGGCGCAACACAAATCACCAACTGGACCCGTATGTCGAAAAACGGCAAGATCGCAGTATGGGCATGTCTGATCAGCTTTGTCATTGGTAACGGTTTGATGGTCTTGGCAGGTGCCTGGATGGCGATTGTTTACCAACAAGCTGACATTGTAGAGGTTCTAGTATTGCAAGGCCTATCTGTCGCAGCAGTGATTATGCTGTGCATGAACTTGTGGACTATTCAAGGCCCAACCATCTATAACGTGTCCGCAGCAGCATGCCATTTAGTACGTAGCGAACGTCGTAAAACCATGACTATCCTGGCGGCGATTGTGGGGATTGTGCTGGCTGTCGCAGGCATGTATGAGTTGTTATTGCCATTCCTGTTGTTACTCGGTGCGATCATCCCACCTGTAGGTGGCGTCATCATGGCAGATTACTGGGTTCGCTACAAAGGTCAATATCCTTTGCTGAATGATGTAGAACTGCCAAATTTTAACTGGAATGGTCTGATAGCTTATAGCATCGGTGCGATCGTGGCGTATAACTCTCCCTGGATTGCCCCGATTGTCGGGATTGTGGTTGCTTCCGTATGTTATGTGGTGTTGATCCGTTTATTTCCAGCAAAATCGGCTGAAAAATCAGCACAAGTGATGACAGGACCATCAGTATGA
- a CDS encoding Crp/Fnr family transcriptional regulator has translation MFALSTHFSLATSLEQVLQQDEVFRGFSGEAKQCLLRHAKYRRFWAEQLILRQQQQANDLYVLLEGTLQVGWLQENGQLKMADYMSHSSAFNLVPFFQKLPMDYDFIALDRVAIAIIDGPVFLQLLQREPQAMWRMIGLLSQRMSRLFSEQRYLHNASLEQRLAWHLVKFCEQYGVPHLHGIRLRLKISQQDFAELLNVSRQTLNKIVKSFRQQHMLEWRYHQVVIWDLEQLKKLSQF, from the coding sequence ATGTTTGCCCTATCCACTCATTTTTCCCTTGCGACAAGCCTGGAACAGGTATTACAACAGGATGAGGTTTTTCGCGGTTTTTCTGGAGAAGCCAAACAGTGCTTATTACGCCATGCCAAATATCGGCGTTTTTGGGCGGAACAGCTGATTTTGCGGCAACAACAACAAGCGAATGATCTATATGTTTTGCTCGAAGGTACCTTGCAGGTTGGCTGGTTGCAGGAAAATGGCCAACTCAAAATGGCTGATTATATGAGTCACTCATCCGCGTTTAATCTGGTACCTTTTTTCCAGAAGTTGCCGATGGATTATGATTTTATTGCGCTGGATCGGGTCGCGATTGCGATAATAGATGGTCCAGTTTTTTTACAATTGCTGCAACGCGAACCGCAAGCCATGTGGCGGATGATCGGCTTACTGAGCCAGCGGATGTCTCGGCTATTCAGTGAACAGCGCTATTTGCATAATGCTTCGTTGGAACAGCGTCTGGCTTGGCATCTGGTGAAATTTTGTGAACAATATGGTGTCCCGCATTTGCATGGCATCCGGCTACGTCTGAAAATTTCCCAACAGGATTTTGCCGAGTTGCTCAATGTCTCCCGCCAGACCTTAAACAAAATCGTGAAAAGCTTTCGGCAGCAACATATGCTTGAGTGGCGTTATCATCAGGTAGTGATTTGGGATCTGGAACAGCTGAAAAAATTGAGCCAGTTTTAA
- a CDS encoding TauD/TfdA dioxygenase family protein: protein MSQIEYQAYQHLLVQPLTGRIGAEIQGIKLSGELDKEVVAEINQALLQYKVIFFREQQHLTDLEQESFAALLGTPLNHPSVPVKDGTAHTLSIDSRGGRADSWHTDITFLENYPKATILRNVVAPEVGGDTVWANTTSAYEDLTPELQALADQLRAVHSNDYDYAGNVSSYRSKEHQDLFRTAVEIETEHPLVRVHPESGEKTLVLGHFFKRFSGYNSEDSRRLFDLFQRHITQLENVVRWRWAVGDVAIWDNRATQHRAINDYGDALRVATRVTIEGDIPVGVDGQPSKVLKSVVNKDISNLRSEEGRIYEKAS, encoded by the coding sequence ATGAGTCAAATTGAATACCAAGCTTACCAACATTTATTAGTGCAACCGTTGACGGGACGTATCGGCGCGGAAATTCAGGGCATCAAACTGAGTGGTGAGCTGGATAAGGAAGTAGTTGCTGAAATTAACCAGGCTTTGCTGCAATACAAGGTCATCTTTTTCCGTGAACAGCAACATCTGACTGATCTTGAGCAGGAATCCTTTGCTGCACTTTTGGGTACACCATTGAATCATCCAAGTGTTCCTGTAAAGGATGGTACGGCACATACCTTGTCTATTGATTCACGCGGTGGTCGTGCCGATTCCTGGCATACCGATATTACCTTCCTGGAAAATTATCCGAAAGCTACCATCCTGCGCAATGTGGTTGCACCCGAAGTAGGTGGCGATACGGTCTGGGCCAACACCACCAGTGCCTATGAGGATCTAACCCCTGAATTACAAGCATTGGCCGACCAGCTACGTGCTGTACACAGCAATGACTATGATTATGCGGGCAATGTGTCTTCATACCGTAGTAAGGAGCATCAGGACCTGTTTAGAACCGCAGTCGAAATTGAAACTGAGCATCCTCTTGTACGAGTGCATCCTGAATCGGGCGAGAAAACCCTAGTGCTAGGTCATTTCTTTAAACGCTTCAGTGGTTATAACAGCGAAGATTCTCGCCGCCTGTTCGATCTGTTCCAGCGCCATATTACTCAGCTGGAAAATGTGGTGCGTTGGCGCTGGGCGGTTGGAGATGTTGCGATCTGGGATAACCGAGCAACGCAGCACCGTGCCATTAACGATTATGGGGATGCCTTACGTGTGGCCACCCGTGTCACCATTGAAGGAGATATTCCGGTGGGTGTAGATGGTCAGCCAAGCAAAGTCCTGAAGAGCGTGGTGAATAAGGATATTTCTAATCTACGTTCGGAAGAAGGCCGTATTTACGAAAAAGCCTCGTAA
- a CDS encoding amidohydrolase family protein, which translates to MTVLKDLKAKQSRAAQVRSQLDFPVIDTDIHTNAYSPALEDYIAQYGGSSVVDLFRTHLKDNGLNGLAAEWYSATPQERKDRRLFRPPFWALPSENTYDLATIALPGLLYERLEELGTDYAVLYPNLSLFPINSSNDDLRISITRAINHFHADIYQPYSDRLTPVAAIPLHTPQEGIEELEFAQKLGLKTALIPGSVRRPIKSIADRYPEDADLRRYAYWLDFFGIDSEYDYDPFWQKSVDLGINLSTHSGSQSWVARNSPTNYMFNHINHFADASEALAKALFFGGVTERIPQLRIALLEGGAAWGQNVLTHLVDRFEKRGNEHVHQYNPERLNRELAIELYRQYGHTLYKGRDLTDTEIVESLFGVVGTSRFQAQKPDEINDFALAKIQTKQDIWDRWVPNFYFGNEADDRTIVGALNPKGNPFGQKINALYSSDSGHWDVPELTEPLAETWDLVQEGAITAEDFKALVFTNPYQFYTANNPDFFKGTRVEHKLKNNQAA; encoded by the coding sequence ATGACAGTTTTAAAAGATTTAAAGGCAAAACAATCGCGTGCTGCTCAAGTGCGTTCTCAGCTTGATTTTCCAGTGATTGATACGGACATTCATACTAATGCCTACAGCCCAGCACTTGAGGACTACATTGCACAATATGGTGGTTCAAGTGTGGTAGATCTATTCAGAACACATTTAAAAGATAATGGCCTGAATGGCTTAGCTGCAGAATGGTATAGTGCAACGCCACAAGAGCGTAAAGACCGTCGACTATTCCGTCCACCTTTCTGGGCGCTACCATCTGAAAATACATATGATTTGGCAACCATTGCTTTACCCGGCCTCTTGTATGAGCGTTTAGAAGAGTTGGGTACTGACTACGCTGTGCTTTATCCAAATCTATCTTTATTCCCAATCAATTCATCTAATGATGATTTGCGTATATCCATTACGCGCGCAATTAACCATTTTCATGCCGATATTTATCAGCCTTATTCTGACCGATTAACCCCAGTGGCTGCAATTCCACTACATACGCCACAAGAAGGAATTGAAGAGTTAGAATTCGCTCAAAAGTTAGGCTTAAAAACAGCGTTAATTCCAGGTTCGGTACGTCGTCCAATTAAATCTATTGCAGATCGATATCCTGAAGATGCTGATCTGCGTCGCTACGCTTATTGGTTAGATTTTTTTGGGATTGATAGTGAATATGACTATGACCCGTTCTGGCAAAAGAGTGTAGACCTAGGTATTAACCTGTCAACGCATTCAGGCAGTCAGAGCTGGGTAGCACGTAATTCACCTACGAATTATATGTTCAACCATATCAACCATTTTGCAGATGCTTCTGAAGCATTGGCAAAAGCTTTGTTCTTTGGTGGTGTTACTGAGCGTATTCCACAGTTGCGTATCGCCTTGTTAGAAGGGGGTGCAGCATGGGGTCAAAATGTCTTAACGCATTTAGTCGACCGTTTTGAAAAACGAGGCAATGAGCATGTGCACCAATATAATCCGGAACGTCTCAACCGTGAGCTAGCTATCGAATTGTATCGTCAATATGGTCACACGCTCTATAAAGGTCGTGATCTTACTGACACTGAAATCGTAGAAAGTCTGTTTGGTGTAGTTGGAACTTCTCGTTTCCAGGCACAGAAACCTGATGAAATTAATGATTTTGCTTTGGCAAAAATCCAGACAAAACAAGATATCTGGGATCGTTGGGTACCAAACTTTTACTTCGGAAACGAGGCAGATGACCGAACAATCGTCGGTGCTTTGAATCCTAAAGGCAATCCATTTGGCCAAAAAATTAATGCGCTCTATTCATCAGATTCAGGCCATTGGGATGTGCCTGAATTAACTGAGCCGTTGGCAGAAACTTGGGACTTGGTGCAAGAAGGCGCGATTACGGCAGAAGACTTTAAGGCCTTGGTGTTCACCAACCCATACCAGTTCTATACCGCCAATAATCCTGATTTCTTCAAGGGCACGCGAGTTGAACACAAACTGAAAAACAATCAGGCCGCTTAA
- a CDS encoding DUF3138 domain-containing protein, whose protein sequence is MRKTSLTVAIGFILTTTSSFSFAQDATLNKQLEGLKKQIEVLQQRLNAVEVQSSTSTKKAVVPTTVNADNSEVLTDQDSETGEETLTAEATPATSDDIEGLRADIENYKYDQSRQYERQTVKSTRDTTLFGTVQLRANVQDNNTAPNTPKSSFDVGTALLGVRGNLFKDYNEGKNLDYQASFGYSKRNDGSNNSNFNLLDAYLRYHVFSTNGGAEVPKLNLTLGQQLLPFGLDVQSPEDLRPTITTATAPTYLGLFTRQNGLIVRGDVKPFVDYGANYRAPLFEYALGVTNGNGSNKTDDNNSKDYIGRVAFTLPVDYASWLRELKFGASYIKGEAKLSGSGISDNKAKRDRLGFDVYYNHAPFGVTYEYLQGKTDYIDTTVPAVKEAKAEGHTVTAFYTLGDQFYNSIKSNAKFDDFWPKSVQGYYRYDSYNPNKNQKDYLDSASGRIGEYDIHSLGLNLFFAQTTKFQLQLNHYIYDIETATQKDTNELQAQFQYTF, encoded by the coding sequence ATGAGAAAGACGAGTTTAACTGTTGCGATTGGATTTATTCTGACGACGACATCGAGTTTTAGCTTTGCCCAGGATGCCACTCTCAACAAGCAATTGGAGGGACTCAAAAAGCAGATTGAAGTTTTACAACAGCGTTTAAATGCAGTGGAAGTGCAAAGTTCGACATCCACAAAAAAAGCAGTTGTTCCAACCACTGTGAATGCAGATAACAGCGAAGTGCTGACGGATCAAGACAGCGAAACTGGTGAAGAGACCCTAACGGCTGAAGCGACCCCTGCAACATCCGACGATATTGAAGGTTTAAGAGCCGATATCGAAAACTATAAATATGACCAGTCTCGTCAGTACGAACGTCAAACCGTGAAGTCGACCCGCGATACGACTTTATTCGGTACGGTGCAACTGCGTGCCAATGTGCAGGACAATAACACAGCACCCAATACACCGAAATCAAGCTTCGATGTGGGTACGGCATTGCTGGGTGTGCGCGGTAACTTGTTTAAAGATTATAACGAAGGTAAAAACCTCGATTACCAAGCCTCTTTTGGTTATTCAAAACGTAATGATGGCAGCAACAACAGTAATTTTAACTTGCTGGATGCTTACCTGCGCTATCACGTATTTTCCACCAATGGCGGTGCAGAAGTTCCCAAGCTGAACCTGACTTTGGGTCAACAGCTCTTGCCATTTGGTCTGGACGTGCAATCTCCGGAAGATTTACGTCCAACTATTACCACGGCAACTGCGCCGACGTATTTGGGTTTATTTACCCGTCAAAATGGCTTGATTGTGCGTGGCGATGTCAAGCCATTTGTGGACTATGGCGCGAACTATCGTGCACCGTTGTTTGAATACGCGCTTGGGGTGACCAACGGTAATGGCAGTAACAAGACCGATGACAACAATAGCAAAGATTATATCGGTCGCGTGGCATTTACCTTACCTGTGGATTATGCCAGCTGGCTTCGCGAGCTGAAATTCGGTGCTTCCTATATTAAAGGCGAAGCAAAATTATCCGGCTCAGGCATTAGCGACAACAAGGCCAAACGTGATCGTCTGGGTTTTGATGTGTATTACAACCACGCACCGTTTGGCGTGACCTATGAATATTTGCAAGGCAAAACCGATTACATCGATACGACCGTGCCTGCGGTTAAAGAAGCCAAAGCTGAAGGTCATACCGTTACTGCGTTCTATACCTTGGGTGACCAGTTCTATAACAGCATTAAATCCAATGCCAAGTTTGATGATTTCTGGCCGAAATCGGTTCAGGGTTACTACCGTTATGACAGCTATAACCCGAATAAAAATCAGAAAGATTATCTCGATAGCGCAAGTGGCCGTATAGGTGAATATGACATTCATTCACTTGGCTTAAACCTGTTTTTTGCACAAACCACCAAATTCCAGTTACAGCTCAATCACTACATCTATGACATTGAGACTGCAACCCAAAAAGATACCAACGAATTGCAGGCGCAATTCCAGTACACCTTTTAA
- a CDS encoding ABC transporter substrate-binding protein: MKLFSKKIAATFLALSALGLSLQINAANPKEIRISMSGAGEGGKPKTGGSFVASAHLRGVLEQEFKKDGIAVKWLFFPGAGPATNEALANGKVDFALHGDLPSLVGRSTGLKTKVLFSTGRFGPTYVVVPAGSNAKSFADLKGKKFSIFKGTNQQIVFNRVLAKYGFTERDLRVISQDAYSARTALATGDIDAAITSPFSLVSRGVAKSLVEIKDPKVAPIAHFWVTESFEKQYPEVTQRVVTTLIKQAKWSSEEANRVTQYKLWSQSGIPLVDYQKTWDGWNLKDRTSPLLDEFHRAQIDEALKIAKNAKLIRRDVDTKTWYEPKYLNNALKELNLQNYWRAFNANGQPK, translated from the coding sequence ATGAAACTTTTTTCTAAAAAAATTGCAGCAACATTTTTAGCCCTCTCCGCACTCGGTTTAAGCCTGCAAATCAATGCAGCCAATCCGAAAGAAATCCGCATTTCTATGTCGGGTGCCGGTGAAGGCGGTAAGCCAAAAACAGGCGGGAGCTTTGTTGCTTCGGCACATTTACGTGGTGTGCTGGAACAGGAATTCAAGAAAGATGGCATTGCGGTGAAATGGTTATTCTTTCCGGGTGCAGGACCTGCCACCAATGAAGCCTTAGCCAACGGTAAAGTCGATTTTGCTTTACATGGGGACTTGCCGTCATTAGTGGGTCGTTCAACAGGTCTTAAAACCAAGGTGCTATTTTCAACTGGCCGCTTTGGCCCAACCTATGTAGTAGTTCCTGCTGGCTCAAATGCCAAGTCATTTGCAGACTTAAAGGGCAAGAAGTTTTCAATCTTTAAAGGGACAAATCAACAGATTGTTTTTAACCGCGTCCTGGCTAAATATGGCTTTACTGAACGTGATTTACGGGTGATTTCACAAGATGCTTACTCTGCGCGTACAGCACTTGCCACTGGGGATATTGACGCTGCGATTACTTCACCCTTTAGTCTGGTTTCCCGGGGTGTAGCCAAAAGCCTTGTGGAAATTAAAGATCCCAAAGTCGCACCAATTGCCCATTTCTGGGTAACTGAAAGTTTTGAAAAACAATATCCAGAAGTGACGCAGCGTGTCGTTACCACGCTGATCAAACAGGCAAAGTGGAGCTCGGAAGAAGCCAACCGTGTCACCCAGTATAAGCTGTGGTCACAAAGCGGTATTCCACTGGTTGATTATCAAAAAACCTGGGATGGCTGGAATCTGAAAGACCGTACTTCGCCATTACTGGACGAGTTTCATCGTGCACAAATTGATGAAGCTTTAAAGATTGCTAAAAATGCCAAACTCATTCGCCGTGATGTAGATACCAAAACCTGGTATGAACCGAAATACCTTAACAATGCTTTAAAAGAACTCAATTTACAGAATTATTGGCGTGCATTTAATGCCAATGGTCAGCCGAAATAA